One genomic window of Glycine soja cultivar W05 chromosome 9, ASM419377v2, whole genome shotgun sequence includes the following:
- the LOC114368417 gene encoding uncharacterized protein LOC114368417, with protein MVRTRGLGRALGVGRGDRDDSDDAPQRRRPTASAWRQRVAVTVDHVDEPVIPAPDVQDDLMEAPAAVEDIPADIPADAGAEAAEDQPQGFPGGPSDPSVLTAYADHVACSVWMGEERPELKLSSHGRKVHSLGRPVPAIEGLIAGIGLSPLIECSVDTGDRGLLSAFVKR; from the exons atggttaggactAGAGGATTAGGTCGTGCCTTAGGTGTGGGCAGAGGAGATCGTGATGATTCCGATGATGCTCCGCAGCGTCGACGGCCTACTGCATCCGCATGGAGGCAGCGAGTCGCTGTGACTGTGGATCACGTCGATGAGCCAGTTATCCCTGCGCCAGATGTTCAGGATGACCTGATGGAGGCACCAGCTGCTGTAGAGGACATTCCTGCAGACATTCCTGCGGACGCAGGCGCAGAGGCGGCTGAGGATCAGCCTCAGGGATTTCCGGGTGGTCCGAGCGACCCATCTGTGTTGACAGCGTATGCGGATCACGTTGCTTGCAGCGTATGGATGGGAGAg gagcgtCCTGAATTGAAGCTATCCTCTCATGGGAGGAAGGTCCACAGTTTAGGCAGGCCTGTCCCTGCCATTGAGGGACTTATTGCTGGTATAGGACTAAGTCCTCTGATCGAGTGTTCGGTAGACACCGGCGATCGGGGACTTTTGTCCGCGTTTGTGAAGCGGTGA
- the LOC114368416 gene encoding protein MAINTENANCE OF MERISTEMS-like, with protein sequence MLVDLLMVSPESARAETVQCRGSYVRLQWVRDIYQRRCQAGHWTAAARAYLLHLLGCTLFANKSATNVHVVYLEALRDLSMTERYAWGVAALCWIYEHFPSVAESTADQDYDEAFPRACRWIATKKTVKSIRTPLYKERLDRLQILDVWLVAVYYRPERVVRQFGYTKTIPAPPVDSWVLYDDIHDSWMHYEDHIILAGEVCVVPGACSSDYIDWFFRISHPFMTPCHALDPLPHGHAPQPRVIRQAPQTDIPRVPEPGASSTSAEEPRHAVEVCDDIAERLERHLSLRVVTPRSSTHEVIEECLRLARSVTHDHLVYVRCRHRRRTDQA encoded by the exons ATGCTGGTGGACCTGTTGATGGTCTCTCCAGAGTCTGCTAGGGCTGAGACAGTCCAGTGTCGCGGATCGTACGTACGCCTGCAATGGGTACGTGATATATATCAGCGCCGATGCCAGGCAGGTCATTGGACAGCTGCGGCTCGCGCATATCTTCTTCACCTACTGGGTTGCACtctgtttgctaacaagagtgcaaccaatGTCCATGTTGTCTACTTGGAGGCCCTTCGTGACCTCAGTATGACAGAGAGGTACGCTTGGGGAGTGGCTGCTTTG TGCTGGATTTACGAGCACTTTCCCTCGGTCGCGGAGTCCACCGCTGATCAAGACTACGACGAGGCTTTTCCGCGTGCGTGCAGGTGGATTGCGACGAAGAAGACCGTGAAGAGCATTCGCACGCCGTTGTACAAGGAGCGCCTGGACCGACTCCAGATTCTGGATGTCT GGCTTGTTGCTGTTTATTACCGACCGGAGAGGGTCGTGCGGCAGTTTGGCTACACGAAGACCATTCCTGCTCCTCCTGTCGATTCATGGGTCTTGTATGATGATATACACGACAGTTGGATGCACTACGAGGATCATATCATACTTGCAGGTGAGGTGTGCGTTGTGCCAGGGGCGTGTTCTAGTGACTACATCGACTGGTTCTTCCGCATTTCCCATCCTTTCATGACACCATGCCACGCATTAGATCCTCTGCCTCATGGTCACGCCCCGCAGCCTCGAGTCATCCGTCAGGCCCCGCAGACAGATATCCCTCGCGTGCCGGAGCCAGGAGCATCGTCGACATCTGCGGAGGAGCccagacatgcagtg GAAGTTTGTGATGACATTGCTGAGAGGTTGGAGCGCCATCTGAGTCTAAGGGTGGTCACGCCTAGGTCATCAACACATGAGGTGATCGAAGAATGCCTCAGATTGGCCAGGAGTGTGACACATGACCATCTTGTATACGTTAGGTGTAGACACAGGCGACGCACTGATCAGGCGTAG